The Spirochaeta cellobiosiphila DSM 17781 DNA segment AGACCTATCTGCTTATATAGCTTCCAAAGGATTATAATAGGAGTTAAGAAGAGGCCACCTACGCCTCTTCTTCTCTGATCTTGTCTTTGACAACAATGGGTCACTGTTATATAGTGTACATATTGAACATATACACTATATAACAGTGAGAATATCATGGACATCATTATCAAGAACAATAGCCAGCAACCTCTGTATGAACAGATTCGTACCCAAATCAAAAGCCAGATTATGGAAGGAATCCTTATGGCAGGGGACATATTGCCCTCTATAAGGGGAATGGCTAAAGATCTTCATATTAGCGTAATCACTGTACAGAAAGCCTACGAACAATTAAATCAGGACGGATTCATAGAAACCATTATTGGTAAAGGAAGCTTTGTTGCTTCACAGAACCCCCAAATGTACAGAGAAGAACAGCTAAGAAAGATCGAACATCATATAGAAAAAGCTGTCCAATTGAGTCAATCCTCAGGGGTTAAGACTGAAGAACTTGTGAGAATGATCAAGATATTCCGTCAGGAGTTTGACAAATGATAGATTCAATAGTCATTCAGGATCTCGTAAAAAAATACAAAAACTTCCAATTGGGACCTATCGACTTTACTCTTCCCCAAGGGAGCATCACAGGTATTATAGGTGAAAACGGCGCAGGAAAAACCAGCTGTCTTAAGGCTATCTTAAACCTCAATCATCCCCCTAATGGTTCTGTTAAGTTCTGGGGACAGTCCCTGGACAATGAAGGGCCTAAACTCAAGAATGACATGGCTGTCATTATGGACAATAACAGTTTTCCTGATTATGTGAATCCTCTCCAATTATCCCGGATATTGGCACCAGCTTACCTTAATTGGAATCAAAAGCAATACCTATCCTATCTTAGGGATTGGCAACTCCCTATAGACAGGCCCCTGGGTAAATACTCGAAGGGAATGAAAGTACAATTATCCCTGGTAGTAGCCTTATCCCATCAGGCGCGACTCCTCATACTGGACGAGCCTTCTAACGGATTGGACCCCCTCATGCGCTCAAAACTATTGGATATTCTATTAGATTTTGTACAAAATCCAGATCATTCGGTTCTCCTTTCCTCCCACATGACAGAGGACTTGGAAAAGATAGCAGACAGGATACTGTTTCTACACAAGGGGCAGATTGTATTTCATGAAAACAAAGACAAGCTTCGCTATGATTATGGATTAATCTCTTGCAGCAAGAAGGATTTCCTATCAATAAAACCAGAAGAACTATTAGCCTATAAAGAAGAAACTTACCAATATCAGGGACTGACCATCAATCGAAAACAGTTTCAGGATAGGCATCCCCAAATAATGGTGGAAAACCCCCATTTGGATCAATTCATGGATCTTATCATCAAAGGAGATCAACCCTCATGAAAAGTTTACTAATCAAAGACTTCTACAGTCTCAGAAGACAAACCTTAGCCATCGTCACATTACTCTTATTTTTGCTTGGGATTGTGATTTTCTTAGACAAGGACCCTGGATCCTATACGATTATTGCAACCCTGATGAGTACTTTAATGATCAGTGGAGTCTTTGTTCAGGAAGAGAGAATGCAATGGCTAAGCTTCGCCTTAACAATGCCCATAGAGCGTAGAGACTACATTAGGGGCAAGTACATTCTTATCCTAATCCTTGCAGGAGGAGGATGTCTGTGGGGTAATCTCTTGGTCCTGTTTACAGGGCACATTCAGGGGGCTCTTTGGATGTCCCTCGTCGCTCTTTGTATGGCCATTGGAATCGGTAGCGGGATTATTCCTCTTACTCTTCTATGGGGAAGCGACTATAGTCGTTATATCATAATCCTATCCAGTTTAACATTTATCGGTCTAACCCTGGGGATCATATCTCCCTACTATTTTCTTAGTTCTGCCGCTCAAGACATCAAAGTGACTAGAGCTCTTCTATTCAGTCCTCTCTGGACCATAGTGTTTTCTCTTGTTTGTTATAAATTCAGTGTTCACATCTTTAAGAACAAAGAAATATAGAAACCCTCTTGACCAATACCCCCTATAAGACTACCCTTAATTGTGCATATGCACACTTAAGGAGTAGAAAATGAAAATAGCCCTACCTACAAATGATGGTATTAATGTGGAAGAACATTTTGGTCATTCTAAGAAATTCTTATTATGTGAAGTTGACGGAAAGCAAGTATTGAGCTCAAAAGAACTTGATCCCCCTGAACATGTTCCCGGATCTTTTCCTAAATTCCTCCATGAGCAAGGGGCTGATGTGATCATTACAGGAGGAATGGGACAGAGAGCTGTCGCCCTTTTCGAAGCACAAGACATCCAAGTTATCCTGGGAGCTTCTGGAGATATAGGGGAAAACATCAGTAAATTTATGGAAGGAGAACTAGTATCTAATGGATCAAGCTGTTCCCATAACCACGATCACAGTCACGATCATGAACATCACCATGAGAACTGTAGCCACCATTAGAATGGCTTGTCCTATCCTCTCTACCCGGTTATGATCATCGAGAAAATTAACAAGAGGAGTCACCATGCCGGGTAGAAAAAAATCAAGACATTGCCGCCCCCTT contains these protein-coding regions:
- a CDS encoding NifB/NifX family molybdenum-iron cluster-binding protein gives rise to the protein MKIALPTNDGINVEEHFGHSKKFLLCEVDGKQVLSSKELDPPEHVPGSFPKFLHEQGADVIITGGMGQRAVALFEAQDIQVILGASGDIGENISKFMEGELVSNGSSCSHNHDHSHDHEHHHENCSHH
- a CDS encoding GntR family transcriptional regulator encodes the protein MDIIIKNNSQQPLYEQIRTQIKSQIMEGILMAGDILPSIRGMAKDLHISVITVQKAYEQLNQDGFIETIIGKGSFVASQNPQMYREEQLRKIEHHIEKAVQLSQSSGVKTEELVRMIKIFRQEFDK
- a CDS encoding ABC-2 transporter permease, translated to MKSLLIKDFYSLRRQTLAIVTLLLFLLGIVIFLDKDPGSYTIIATLMSTLMISGVFVQEERMQWLSFALTMPIERRDYIRGKYILILILAGGGCLWGNLLVLFTGHIQGALWMSLVALCMAIGIGSGIIPLTLLWGSDYSRYIIILSSLTFIGLTLGIISPYYFLSSAAQDIKVTRALLFSPLWTIVFSLVCYKFSVHIFKNKEI
- a CDS encoding ABC transporter ATP-binding protein, which produces MIDSIVIQDLVKKYKNFQLGPIDFTLPQGSITGIIGENGAGKTSCLKAILNLNHPPNGSVKFWGQSLDNEGPKLKNDMAVIMDNNSFPDYVNPLQLSRILAPAYLNWNQKQYLSYLRDWQLPIDRPLGKYSKGMKVQLSLVVALSHQARLLILDEPSNGLDPLMRSKLLDILLDFVQNPDHSVLLSSHMTEDLEKIADRILFLHKGQIVFHENKDKLRYDYGLISCSKKDFLSIKPEELLAYKEETYQYQGLTINRKQFQDRHPQIMVENPHLDQFMDLIIKGDQPS